gtttggggtattgtatgtgagaggctgcatgtggggttgtgtgcatgtatgtggattgttagcgggttacgtttgtgcggattgtgtgtatgtttgtttgtgggctgttcttattatttgtatgaagggtgggttattctgcaggtctgtgtatatctagcagtgtgggcggCTACCCTGGGGtccccagtggggaccaggctggccaggtacaggtcaaggacaggagctgcaacaacaGCTGCGGGCTGCTTTACTacgttgtggattcccattcacaagtgctgggggaAAGTGAtcggagatcacttcctctaagtgatGCAATCAGGgcgtgacaaccataatggttgtcacgggcccggccgcTCGAGCCCCAAgtggagcggcaaaactgccgcaggtgcatctgcaccggggccagggatgtatttaccacaaggcaaacaaggcatttgcctagggcggcactttcaaggggggcgccaaaaaatgccaccccgagctcccagacaaatgctttGTTCGcttcgtgttctggggctgtccatcttactgtgagtgagtgtagcagtcaatgtgtaagtgtgtgtttctttcagtcataatgggtgtgcctgtgagtgtgtcagtgtgtgtatatcattttatgtgtatctgagtgtgtgtgtctgtcagtgaaagtatgtgttggttaaacagtgtgtgcgaatgactgtatctgtcagtgagtgtatatcagtacatgtatcaatgagggcatgtgtctgtcagtcaaaaaagtggccttgacatgaATTGGGAGGGGgaagcaaatttagattttgggggtgtccgaatttagttgtgcctagggcatttagggccacccgatgggccctatatcttcggggcccggtcagtgctgagGCCGGGCATTTATGCCTAgggcatttagggccacccgatgggccctatatcttcggggcccggtcagtgctgaggccgggtaattgcgcgaccgggcccctttaaaaaaattggccggtcacttcctcccagctcactccacaCAGgggaaagggagaggagagcagagcagaggacagggatgccagaggcatccactcccatcatccccagccaccctcctgaaacttaaaggtaagaggagggtggctaatAAATgaggtatgtgtgtttgtcagtatgtctgtgtgtgtgtgtgtatgtcagtatgtgtgtgtgtgtgtgtatgtctgtatgtatctgtgtatgtgtatatatatatatatgtgtgtgtgtgtatatgtctgtatgtatatatatcagtatgtatgccattatgtatgtatgtccgtatgtatttatgtgtatctatgtcaatatgtatgtatgaacatcagtgtgtatctgtgtatgtgtctatatgtgtgtatgtctgtttcagtatttgtgtctgttagtatgtgtgtatctttctgtgtccgtgtgtgtgtattcctatgggcaggatttggaggcgggcacacgggggtccagaccttgagctgtgttaggggcccctcaatttctgatggtggccctggatgcaatgcttaaattgaggattgtccttcaccgcctctttgtattagcagatatctgaagttttattaGGAcccctgataggccagagcctgtttggctctagcagccttgagtgccgtgcaaagacacctcgagtgccgtaggttgcctacccctggtctagatacTTATTATGAGCAAGGTTTTAAAGCCAAGGCCAAATTGTCCCTGCAGCTAAATCCTCCCCTGGTCATGTTACTCCACCCTACTGGAGAGCGAGATGCCAGGGAGGACAAGTTGAGGAAATGACTAGGTTAGCCATGCAGCCATTGATTCCTTTTCCAAGCATGCTGTGCGTCAGACCTAATATGCATAGAATTGATGTTACCTATCCTGGAATCCCTGTTCTCTGCTGGCTAATGATGCTGAAGAAGGTGCATTTAATAGTGCAACAATGTAAATGTAGACTCGAAGCTCTATAATCACATCAAATCACAGAagtaatcctttaaaaaaaaacaaaaaaacatgcagtCCAGGGCTGCAATAAATAGCATACAAGTTCTTAGTGATCGGGGTTGTTGAAGACTGTAGATTAaactttacttatttttttctcattaacAGTGGAAACACACCAGAGACCAGAGGAACAGCGTATGTGGTTTATGAAGATATATTTGACGCCAAAAATGCCTGCGATCATCTCTCTGGTTTCAATGTTTGTAACAGATACTTGGTTGTATTGTACTACAACGCAAACAGGGTAAGACATATATTTCTGTAAGGATACCTCAGTAGATTGTAATATATTCCTGGCATGGCATGCTCAAAATAGCTGCCCtgtccctttttttttcattatatcagccattagtagacatgcccctactcgtggcacAGTGGGTAGAGGCAGGATGGAGGATTTCACCTCACTTATTTACTAATACAAAGTGttttttacttggtattagtaacaTAGTCTGAAAGATCCAAATGTAAAAAAGGAAAGGCTATTCGTAATTTTGGTCTTTAAACTTTTTAGTTGATAGTTCTCTATATCTTGTTGGATTGCCATGTGCATACCAaaatgagttatctactaaacagatcaTACATAGTGTGAAATTGGACtttgacaaaacttttttttgtccGTCAAAATTATCATTTTGGCGGAGCCCAAGTCTAACTCAAATACTCGGGTAGGAGAAGACAGTGACGTTATGTTAATATTAGCATAGTTCTAAATAAAGGGGATGATTTGGGGAAAAGAAATATGGAAAGGAGACATTTTGGGGTAAAAAGGAAGGTGTGGTGTAAAGAAAGTTTTTATATGTGACCCAGCCACTTCAATttattaaaatgccaaaataaaaaaagaggacacactcttcatatgTGTGTCGAGTGGACCTTTTTAGTATTTCACCTTTttaaaattttgtatttttttgtgttcaaTTTAATTGTTTTTGTTCTGTGAAATATCCCAGTAGCTGAAAATTAAACCACCATCACGAATGAGCTCTGACTTAAGTAGTTACAtagaagcatagaaacatagaatgtgatggcagataataaccattcggctaatctagtctgcccaatttatctgaatactttcattagtccctggcctgatcttatatctaggatagccttatgcctttaccacgcatgcttaaactccctcactgtgttaacctctaccacttcagttggaaggctattccatgtgttcactaccttctcagtaaagtaatacttcctgatattatttttaaacctttgcccctctgatTTAAGACTGTCTTCTTGTTATGgtcatttttcctttttaatatagTCACCTCTTTAAATATAGCTAACTAGATTGTTTCATCCATCTTGCCAATCTAGAGCTGGGGTTTCCAAACTCTGGTCCTCCAGATatggctgaactacaactctaatgactctttgaatgaaatagccagagaatcatgggagttgtagttcagcaacatctagagtTTGCAGAACCCTGATCTTGAGGAAAGCACAACAATTTTCCATTTTTGTGCATGTGGGTGGGAGGTTCTGGTTCTGCATACTTActcatatttaattttaatgatTCAGTTTGATTACTTGTAATAGAAAAACACAAGGCTTAAGGTTTTaattatttaaccattttatttaCAGGCTTTCCAGAAGatggatacaaagaaaaaagaggaaCAGCTTAAACTTCTCAAAGAAAAATATGGCATCAATACGGATCCCCCAAAATAAATCTGTATTTCCCCCCCATCGCTATCTAGTGTAATTTTGTGATGTCGTATTTTACTGTCTGTTCTGTACTGAACCTGACTGCTCTGTAATAGTCTTCATAACAAGATTCAGAATTTGTGGGCTTATTTAAAACCTAACAGCACAGATTACTGAGGtgttattatttaaaaacattcAAATGTGTCCCTTTTTATGCTAGGTTCTGTTATTGTGCATAATAaaatactcatttttttttattttttattttagtgtcACTGCATACCTTTTTACCACATGGGAACTTTAGTTGTaatgactgcttgttttttttgtttgtttgttttttgcacctTAAGAAAACAGAGTATAgggaatttgtaataaaggaagctAGACAGGCGAATGATTAAaacattaattttaatattttggaataGACCGAATAGTTCTCCAAAATATAAGCTCTTAAATTAATCTCTGTTCTTAAAAACCCAGACTTTCTAGGGCTGTACAACCAtagacttcacaatgcagctcaatgagaaggaccttgagtttagctccaccgaACCAATCAACAAGGAAGGAACAGGACAGGTTGTCTGAGTGAAagcttggggggggaggggggggtgtaagaaggttattttttattagatttatctattgaaatctgtacttttgtaAGTCCGTTCAGCGATGCGgtcgggagagagagagagagaaaaaaaatggagCCGGTCGGCGAGAGAGATGtgacctatagactgtaagcttgtttgagcagggccctctacaacctatcgttcctgtaagttttcttgtaattgtcctatttatagttacatcccccctctcataatattgtaaagcactacggaatctgttggcgctatagtaatggcaataataattataataatagtaaTCTTCTGCTCCCTTGTGCACCCTGCTTTGAGgccgggatatgatgtcactAAACAGCACTTGAAGGAATAGAGCTGGAAAAGGTTGAAGATTacagcagctccactggaccctagggaaaggatccactccagctctcccaaaagtagCAGGCTGCGTGaacttaaattaaaacaaaaataccaaTTTGTGAGGATatgagtaaatgtgtgtctgtttaggtgaccgtCCCCCCTCTGATCGCATGGGATAGGTGTTACTACTCCCCTTTTTCTCTCACCTTTTCCATGGCTCCTGATAGTCATAGCCAAGCCAATGCTCTCCCATAGAATTGCTATAGCACGTCTGCAGAAAAATGCATATCTATGGGGtccattcagcgcctccatgcagagtgtgagaatGTAGATGTTGCACAtcgtgcagcactggactaggaatcacctctagtgactgccacTAAAAGGGTTACTGggcagcagggccgtctttaatattgattggaccctgggcaagcatctgcttgggccccctgggcatgcaatcactccctccaccccaacctagaggcaaaactaatgtagagagtgccttgGTGCAAACAAAAATTCAGGCCTGCCCTGTAgcacaagagtaaagaaaagatagatccccatctgtcatacaactcctgcgatgctatgccagctggtgaTATactatccttgcagggttgtatttttgagcagtgtttgtgcaattgaatgtcagcatgttattgtatagagtgtatgtgttcATGTAGGGgtctatttgtatgtactgttaccattggaatgcagtggtgtacttgtgtgtagtgtttgcgtttgaatgcagggatgtgtgattgtctgtagtgttggcttttaaatgcaggtgtacttttgtgtgtagagttggtgtttgtatataattttagcgttttattacaggaatgtgtttgtatgtaatgtttgtatttgcatgcaagggggtgtttggatgtagagttgtgttttaaatgcatatgtacattcgtgtgtagtattggtgtttcagcaaactggtgtgtttgtatgta
This region of Pelobates fuscus isolate aPelFus1 chromosome 2, aPelFus1.pri, whole genome shotgun sequence genomic DNA includes:
- the SF3B6 gene encoding splicing factor 3B subunit 6 — encoded protein: MAMQAAKRANIRLPPEVNRILYIRNLPYKITGEEMYDIFGKYGPIRQIRVGNTPETRGTAYVVYEDIFDAKNACDHLSGFNVCNRYLVVLYYNANRAFQKMDTKKKEEQLKLLKEKYGINTDPPK